The DNA segment ACATTGGTGCACCCATAGGCAAGAGCCTCCATCTTGTTGAGCTGGTAGGTATCATGCAACATACTTTCATAGCGCTGACACTCGCCCTCCTCATTCGCAAAACTCCGCACCGTCTTCATGTTGGAGAAAGTCTGCAGAGCCACCTGGTTGGCTTTCGAAGAAGATTCCTGGATTTTCGCTCCTAGTTTCTGTGTGGAAGGAATAGGAACAGCCCTGTCAAATATGGAATATCTGATCAGAAGGCAAATAGATCCTGGTAAAAAGAAGGTGGACCAGGGAGCGGAAAAAGGAGATAAGGAGCCCGTTCTAGAGGCTCGGGATTCGGGAATAAATTGCTGGGGAGATAGCAGGCTAGGCGGATCTGGTGAGGCTTTTTGTTTGTAATATAATTTTGTACTCAGTAGAGAAGATTGTAAGATTGTCGCTACCATATCAATATAATATTACGGATGTACGCATACATAGGATGATCATTAAATGTGTGGAGTGACAATTGCCTTACCTGTAAAAATGTCCCCGATAATTGTGGCGCAATCATGATGATGCACAGGCACAGCACAGAAAAGACTGTCAGCTTTGGAGACAAGTTAAACATGTAGATAGTGGGGAAGGCCGTCCTCATGAAGTACCAAATAAACAGGCTTAACTCTTCACTCAGAGCTTCACTCATGACTTTGATATCGGTGGTAACGCGAGATATGATGTCACCTGCAAGGACATTCAAAGAGTTAAAGTTCTGCTAGGTTTGTCTAAAAGGAAAGCGATATATTATTTCATGTCGATTAGGATCTACCTGTGGGGACAGAATCAAAGAACCCAATTTCCTGCCTCAGGACGGAGCGTAGAAGCTGCCCCTGGGTATGGATGTGGATCAAGCTCATGGTATTGTTGTAGATATAGTCACATATGAATTCAGAAACTGCACTGCACAGGGAAAAACACATTGTTACATTAAATTACACACTAAGATATCTGTGACAATAGCCTAGAACTCTAGAACATGAGCTAGAGGCTAAAACAATGCAGGCTGGTAACACATTTTCCTACATATGCTGATTGTCCATCATCCTACAGATCCCAATACTCAATAAAGGTAATTCATAACAGGAAGCCCCATGGAAAGTTCCTTAAAGTTCCAAAAGTGTTTCAGAAGGTTCCTCCAAGCTATGAAATGACCCTGACTTCTGCTGGTGGCTCTTACCTGCAGACGGTGATCATACTCATAGCTATGATGGCATTTTTGAACATCGAGGGGTCCTCCTTATTTAGGATCCAGTCTGTCATACGTCCAGTGTAGGAAGGCAGAGACATCTCCCCTGAAAACAAGACCGTATAGAGGGTAATAGACAATACAGCACACGGTACATGGTGTCCTACTCTGGATGGAAGCCTTAGGTCTTTGTGCGATGAAATAGTAACGTTGTTACTTACCCCACGATCCAATTATCAGGAATATTAACACAAATAGAAACCTAAGTTTGCAAGGCCACAAGAGTTTCAACAAGCGAGTCACGGAACCAGACGACACGGCATCAGGACCATCTCCTTCCTCCTCAGCATGAGGCCACAGGTGGTGCAACAAGATGGCCGAGGCCAGGGTGCTAAGGTAACAGAACAGTAAGATGTCCCAGTGTCTCCAGCTGTAAAGGATTTCCGAGCTGATCCGTGGGGACACGAACTGGGACACGGCGGCGCATGTCGGGATAAGGAAACTTAGGACAACGTGTGGCACTGGAATTGGGTCTCCCTGAAGCCACCAGGGGAGTTTGGACCAGCAGCCGAACACGTGCTTTCCAAGGGTCAATATGAATAGTCTCAAAAGGCCTACTACCCAGACCCAGTGTGCCAGGGCCATTATTTGGGGTTCGTTAAACCCCAGAAAGTACACGGTGGTAACATCCAGGGCCACAAGGGATCCCAGAGTCCAAAGGAAATTCATGATGAGCGAGCCTGCAAATCAAGACAGAAATGATCATTAAACAAGAAAGATTATGAAGAGGCGCCTTACACATAAACTTTACATAAAcctaatgctgttttttttctgttttattataatattataattaagtTATTTCTTACACATTAATTATTTGTTATGCTCATGACATATGCTTTGAAATAGTTGAAGCAAAAGTGAAACTTTGCAAAGGTAATTAAATAAGCAATAGAAAGGAGATTAATCATGTAAGGAGACACGGTGAGAGCctttagataataataataatgataataataataataattagagtaATCTGACAGGGTGAGAGCTtaacccttaatgacaaagcccgtattgTTTTCAATTGTCCTTATGGGGTTAAATTCAGAGGTTGCCCCAGAGCTGATGTGATGGGCAGAAGACCCAGCGCATGGTGCCCCTGATACCCCAGGGGAATTATTGGGCAGATTGTACAGTCAGGGCTCGTTTAGGAAGTGGTAATGAAGCTGAAAGGGTATCAGGAAAGGCCACAATTAGTCGTTCTTACCCCGATGCAGTTGCCGCTGTGCCTGTCCGCCTGTCCCCGGCAGTCTGTCTGTTCGCAGCCCCCGGAAACCCCCGATCTATGAACGGATCAGAAGTGAAAGTGAAAGCGGGAGCCGGTATATTCCGCCCACATCTCAGATCAGACAGCCATCCTTCTACCCCAGCTATAAATATACCCCCTCCTAGTGcagattattcccctttccccaTCCACCATCAGACACCGCCCGATCCCGAGCGCTGCCAGTGAGTACCTGTCTGTACCGAGCAGTTTACCTCCCTCCGCACCCCCGATACCCTCCTCTGTATCCCCGCACCCCCTACTGCCCTCCTCTGTATCTCCGCACCCCTAATACCCTCCTCTGTATCCCCGCACCCCCTAATACCCTCCTCTGTATCTCCGCACCCCCGATACCCTCCTCTGTATCTCCGCACCCCCTACTGCCCTCCTCTGTATCTCCGCACCCCCGATACCCTCCTCTGTATCCCCGCACCCCCTACTGCCCTCCTCTGTATCTCCGCACCCCTAATACCCTCCTCTGTATCTCCGCACCCCCTACTGCCCTCCTCTGTATCTCCGCACCCCCGATACCCTCCTCTGTATCCCCGCACCCCTAATACCCTCCTCTGTATCCCCGCCCCCCCTACTGCCCTTCTCTGTATCTCCGCACCCTAACACCCTTCTCAGTATATCTGCCCCGATCTGCTGCCCCTCTCCCTATATCTCTGCCCTcatctgttaaccccttcaccccATATTTTGCACACCTACTTGCCCCTCTCACTCCTTGTCGTTATCTTCAAGCTTTATTACTTATTCTgtaaaattatgtattatttgttatttgatGAGAATGATGTATTATCTGGTAACTGCCTTCATTCTGCTCACCCCACACCCATTCTGTCCCCACTCATTCACCCCACTCATTCACTCCACTCATTCACCCCACTCATTCACTCCACTCATTCACCCCACTCATTCACTCCACTCATTCACCCCACTCATTCACTCCATTATCTATCCCCCTGGCCTTCTATCCCAGTAACTTTTGTCGTTCTTGTTTctatatgaaaatgtaaattctcTATGTGTCCACTGGGGGCAGCAGAACCCTCAGAATGTAACAGACATTTATtagtgcaatatgtaaaaaagtgGCCAAATGCGGTAata comes from the Spea bombifrons isolate aSpeBom1 chromosome 8, aSpeBom1.2.pri, whole genome shotgun sequence genome and includes:
- the LOC128503301 gene encoding antigen peptide transporter 1-like, encoding MNFLWTLGSLVALDVTTVYFLGFNEPQIMALAHWVWVVGLLRLFILTLGKHVFGCWSKLPWWLQGDPIPVPHVVLSFLIPTCAAVSQFVSPRISSEILYSWRHWDILLFCYLSTLASAILLHHLWPHAEEEGDGPDAVSSGSVTRLLKLLWPCKLRFLFVLIFLIIGSWGEMSLPSYTGRMTDWILNKEDPSMFKNAIIAMSMITVCSAVSEFICDYIYNNTMSLIHIHTQGQLLRSVLRQEIGFFDSVPTGDIISRVTTDIKVMSEALSEELSLFIWYFMRTAFPTIYMFNLSPKLTVFSVLCLCIIMIAPQLSGTFLQKLGAKIQESSSKANQVALQTFSNMKTVRSFANEEGECQRYESMLHDTYQLNKMEALAYGCTNVANSCLGLALKVLILYFGGRLVTNGEVSGGELVSFVLYQMSFTSAVEVLLSTYPEVKKAAGSSEKVFEYMDRTPQMPISGSYVPTNLKGHIEFQNVTFSYPKNPDTPALQGLSFKLFPGQVTALVGTCDAGKSTVVQLLLRFYEPQNGKILMDGKPLAEYDNHFYRSKVSVVSQEPTLSSRSLQDNISYGMENVPLNSVQEAAKVAYAHDFITKLDNGYQTDAGQKGGLLSGGQKQRVALARAILRDPKVLILDDATSSLDVESEKKVQGAIYDNARQRSVLLISHRMHSVQRADRILVLEGGRIVEEGTHEQLIARKGSYCKLWNNQNTSYQRGNGEGEETQ